A window of Ictalurus furcatus strain D&B chromosome 4, Billie_1.0, whole genome shotgun sequence genomic DNA:
AGACTGGTAAAAAGATACGGACTTGAACATACAGAGTACAGACTCGATGTCTCCAAGCGGGTACAGAGGGTGAGTTTTCACTGATATATAACAGAGCAAGCCTAGAAGAAAAGGCTATATTTTCCCCAATGAGGAACGTGCACTCGGCAATGTCACACCAGCTTGACCTACTTTGATTTTAGTTTCTCTGATTAATATACTGATTTCTTTCTTATATCTCATATATTCATTCTCACTTTGATTTCTTAACATATactattcactttttttttgaaatataccatattaccaccccaaagttttccattattttccacaaaaaaaaaaaaaatcacatcccaaagggttttattcctcttataccacaggaatTTCCCAATACTAGCAATgttttacttattaaagaataacacatcatactttttacatATTCATAgctggctccagatccaccgtgaccctgaccatgGTAAAGCGCATGcagatagatgaatgaatgaatgaatgaatgaaaattagcaagaaatgtttagtagaaatgttcagaagaaatgttcagcagaagtGTTCACTAGAAAttatcagtagaaatgttcactagaaatgatcagtagaaatgttcactagaaatgttcactagaaatgatcagtagaaatgttcagcagaaatgttcactagaaattatcagtagaaatgttcagtagaaatgttcagtagaaatgttcactagaaatgttcactagaaattatcagtagaaatgttcagtagaaatgttcagtagaaatgttcagtagaaattatcagtagaaatgttcagtagaaatgttcagtagaaattatcaatagaaatgttcactagaaatgttcagcagaaatgttcagcagaataaaaaaaaagaaaagaaaattagcAAAACAAGTGATCACTTCCAATACTGTAGTGCCAGCCAGTTAATtagccaaataaaaaaaaaattcaaaaatgcagcttgtcatgctacTAAAAGTTACATCTTTACCTATGACTGTTATAAAGCTctaaaactggagactccttacaaaagATGCTAAATAAGCATCTCACAAAGAACTTCATCATATACACAAGTCTCTGTAaattattactatagaaattatacTGTATTCGAATGAGTGCATGAATATCaaatataaacccgtgatttgtCCTGAAATATTTATACACTTGTCTAAAATGTTAATCAAATACGGAATAAATCTTACGTTACATTTATACCACTTTGACATGAAATCAGCtttacttttgtgtgtgtgtagcggggggggggggatcccTTCAAACTCTACTAAAAAGATGTATACAGCAAAATCCAATACATCATTTTTCCCTTGAAGTCATAAAACTAAAAATGTCCTTTACATATTCTTAGTGGCAAAAAGTAACACATTTTTCCTTTCACCAAAACAAGACTGAATGCACAACGATTCAACAAGTATTAACCACTTGATCAGGTCAAACCTCATCTACTTACAGGCACAAATGTGGTATTGATTGAAAACTTGGGCTCTGCACTTTCGTTTGTTCGTTTGCGTCCAATCTAAGCGCTTGGTATTTGCCGATATTTGAAATTATGGGGTTTTGCTGTGTAGAATCAGTCttgttttactctttttttcctACACGCCCTGCAGCATACGTATCGGATTACAGCGAAGATGAGGAAAATCGTACCTGACGCAACTAACAGTAAAAACGCTATAACATCCACACTGTAGTAAGCGTACCAAGGCATTTTGTAAGACTCTGTCCGTAGATGAGCAGCACCTTTGTGTCTCATAACAAACTCAATCCAGAAGACGGCATTGTCCAGAGGTTGTACAAGTGTGTCTCGGAGAATCCCGGACAGCCTCTTCATGTTTATACTGTAGGAAGGCTCGTTTATGACTTCCTGTATAGCCTCAAGAAACGTATTCTGATTTAGAGTGGCTAGATCTAGGACCTGTGCTACACCTTTATATTTCATCCTCAAGATATTGTCATGTTGATCAAAAACCAGAGGAAGGCCAACGATTGGAATACTGTGATAAATAGCTTCTAAAATCCCATTCGTTCCACTATGGCTCACAAAAACCTTTGTCTTGGGATGTCCGAGAAGATCGTTCTGTGGCAACCAGTCCCTGAGTATGGTGTTGTTCCCGAGAGTGGACGGTTTCTTCCCCAAGTATCGCCAGATCACTTTTTGAGGGAGCTTAGCAAGACCGGCAGCCATTTCGTCGGCTAGGTCGTCAGGAAGCTGTCCGACCAGCGTTCCCAGTGACACAACGACAATACCGTGCTCTCCGGAACTTTCCAAAAAGTCTTCTAAATCATCCGGAAGGGCTTTTGGGGGTTTGCACTGGAAGCAACCCATGTAAACGACGTTGGGCATCGTCGGGCGAGGGAACTCGAACACGAAATCGACTCTCATAAGCCAGATATCGGCTGCCTGGAATAATTCGAAATAGTCCACATCTGGACCAAAGTATCGGTTACACAAAGCGCTGTAATGAGGACCTACGATACGCTTGTAAAGGAAAAGCCTGAGGTAAAAGAAGAGCATGTTATATACCCTTTGAAAAAAGGTCATCTTATCTGTTAACATGGATAAAGGAAAGGGAACGTACGATAAGGGCGAAGGCGCGATCGCAAAATGCGCCTCTCCGTGTACCGTCCAACGGACGTTAAAAACCAGCGGCAAATGCAGATAATGTGCAAGCACGACTCCTCCACCGTTCGCAGGGTCTGTTAGCATCACGTCATACCGTGCTTCTCTGATGGAACCGATCAGTTTAGGATCCTCGATTATATGGATGACCATTTCACATATCTTTCTGTGAATCTCAGAAAACTTGGTTTTCAGTTCCATGTCCAGACTGAATCGAATCCAAAACGAGCTTCTTTCCCGCTGAATCTGTAGCTGTCTGGAGATAAAGCTGTTGAAGAAAGCCTCGTCTTGCCCCACTGAGAAGTCGATGGTTATGGAGTGGTAGTAAGGTGATTGCTCTTTGACGTACCAGCTATCAGCTGCTCGAATGACCGTGACATTGTGACCTCTGTTGTGCAGCTGTTGTATCAATATATTCATGTTAACCCAGTGGCTGCCATCGTGAGGGAACACCAAGACCTTACCGCACTGGATAGAGCCTGCCAAGGTCAGGGTGAAGACCATGACTTTCAAAATGGCGGTAGACATCTTTTAAGTCACCGTCATGTGACTCACACAGAACTGAAACAAAAGGAcaaaacgagaaaaaaaaaaaggagtttttAGTACACATTTCATTAAAGACAACAACGTTAACGAATGTAGAACCTAAgccattaaaataacatttgaagttgattattttttctaaAACACCATGTCCGAAAGGGTTTTATTCCGCTTACCGCACGACAattttcaaaaggttaaaaacgTTTCGTTTCTTTcgactttttatccatttatagttaagGTCTctaaaacaagttagttcctgttatccactgaccttcctttttttctcctcttcttgAAGGTAttataagacaaaataaaagcagctcGTCATGATaaccaaaaagacaaaaataaatcacaaaaccCTCTTGTCTTGATGATGTTTCAAATCTTAAaacttttaaagctttacttctgactgacactggagactccttccaaaaatgcatCATTAACAACATCATCTCACAGGTGGAGCCTGCGCCATACAAATCCTCGTGtaggttgttactatagaaaccatttGAGAATTGAAGAAGTATTAGGAAATACTTAGTAGTAACTAATGCTTAATTAATAGGTCAATTATATGTAATCTATGACTTTTTAAAAGCATTCTAAACAATCAAACCTTAACGTAAAGTTCTAACAAAGGGTGTTGGATGTATCTGATAACCGCTATTGTGGATTACGCACAATAAGAAACATATTTGTGATGGAATTCATTACTCAAAAGGTAAGTGGACATGTCGTGATTTCACAGCTGGTGTATCTTGAGGCTTTATATTTCATGACCATCTTGTTTTCCCACTTCCTGGTTTCCCCACTGCTCATGCCTCGCCCCGTTCACACTCACCGGTTGGTTTCTGCACCTGCGTCTTGTCTCGTGAGCTCTCATTAGTTTCTCTAACCTACCTAAAATCCTGTCCTTGTCTGTCCCTTGGGGAAATCTTTTGTTTGTTGATTTCCAGTGCTTAGTGCCTCCGttcctttgttttcttcttccgAGTGCTCGGTCTAGCTTATTGTTTTAGCTCATAGTTTTTGAGTTTGTTTACTTTCTTGCCATATCTGTGTTTTTCTCCAGGCACTGTTCTTTTAAGCACTCGTGTCTGAACAGGTTATTCTGGACACTCTCGTGCCTCCAGGTTCaggtttcctcacacctcccaaaaacacgtCAGGAGGTGGATTAGCGAAACACTGGTGTCCAATCAGTCTTCCTGGGCCGGGCCCAGTGTTCCcgagataggctccagatctacCCGACCTGGATAAAGGTCACGGTGTACGGGAGTGATTCGTTAACCAGGCAAACGAGTAGAATTCGGGTCATATGTTGTTTACCACTGCTGCGAAAAAGTGCTGAAATTTTGGGCTATACAAGAATGACAGCATcaagtaaaataattttaattaaacttttttttgcatacacagtcaacatgtaaacaaacaaaaataaagtaatcAATAGGCCTATGAACGCAACAAACAGCCAAGAACTGGAAAAGTTTCCGCTAACGAAAAACATGAATATATTATGACACGGCTGTTAATAACATTTCATCTGTCTTTGTTTTAACTAGATTGAAAGCAACGCATATTCTCAAACGTACGACTTTTCTATCACATGTCTCCGTGATCTCAACGTGTTCCTCACCGTCTCGATTAGGCCGATCAGAAATCACCTGCGCTTAGGAAGAAACTTTTCAGAGTCGACCGTTTTGTCATTGTGTGTACGACCGTGTGATGTACAATACAGTGACTATTTTCTCGGTAGGGCTCTGTATCAGCCGCCTTGAGTtctgaaagaaagaggaaacTTGAACTTGAGTAAATTAGTATCTAACTTGGTAAGAGGACTTAGAATAAAGTGTATATGACTGTGGGACAGGAATTTCTAATTCTGTAATTGAATAACCTGTAATCTGGAATTTCTGAGTATGGCAGTAGAAAGCTCCGTCTACAAGATCACCCGGAGAGTCCGCCACTCAAACAAACCTCCGTGAAAAGCGCCGTTAGCTTTATTTAGCCAAGATTGATACATTAATAACTGTATAATTTTCTCAGATAAAAATCAGTTAT
This region includes:
- the ugt5f1 gene encoding UDP glucuronosyltransferase 5 family, polypeptide F1; protein product: MSTAILKVMVFTLTLAGSIQCGKVLVFPHDGSHWVNMNILIQQLHNRGHNVTVIRAADSWYVKEQSPYYHSITIDFSVGQDEAFFNSFISRQLQIQRERSSFWIRFSLDMELKTKFSEIHRKICEMVIHIIEDPKLIGSIREARYDVMLTDPANGGGVVLAHYLHLPLVFNVRWTVHGEAHFAIAPSPLSYVPFPLSMLTDKMTFFQRVYNMLFFYLRLFLYKRIVGPHYSALCNRYFGPDVDYFELFQAADIWLMRVDFVFEFPRPTMPNVVYMGCFQCKPPKALPDDLEDFLESSGEHGIVVVSLGTLVGQLPDDLADEMAAGLAKLPQKVIWRYLGKKPSTLGNNTILRDWLPQNDLLGHPKTKVFVSHSGTNGILEAIYHSIPIVGLPLVFDQHDNILRMKYKGVAQVLDLATLNQNTFLEAIQEVINEPSYSINMKRLSGILRDTLVQPLDNAVFWIEFVMRHKGAAHLRTESYKMPWYAYYSVDVIAFLLLVASGTIFLIFAVIRYVCCRACRKKRVKQD